A window of Pan paniscus chromosome X, NHGRI_mPanPan1-v2.0_pri, whole genome shotgun sequence genomic DNA:
agcccaggaattcgagaccagcttgggcaacatggtgagaccccgtctctacaaaaaaatacaaaaaaggccgggcgcagtggctcacacctgtaatcctagcactttgggaggctgaggcaggtggatcacgaggtcgggaggtggatcacgaggtcgggagatcgagaccatcctgactaacatggtgaaaccccgtttctactaaaaatacaaaaaattagccaggtgtggtggcacacatttgtagtcccagctactcgggaggctgaggcaagagaatcacttgaacccggggaacagaggttgcactgatccgagatcatgccattgcactccagcctgggagacaagagcaagacttcatcgaaaaaataaaataaaataaaataaaataagccgggtgtggtggcatatgcctgtggtcccagctacttgggaggctgaggtaagagaatcacttgaacccgggaagttgaggttgcagtgagctgtgatctcactactgtactccaggctgggtgacagtgaaaccctgccaaaaaaaaaaaaaaaaaaaaaaaaccttatttcaTAAatacggctcatgcctgtaatccgagcactttgggaggccaaggtgggaggatcacttgagcccaagagtttgagagcagcctaggcaacatagagagatctcatttctactgaaaattttaaagttatccaggcatagtggtgcatgcctgtagtcccagctactcagaaggctgaggcaggaggatagcttgagcctgggaggctaaagcttcagtgagccgtgatggcaccactgcactccagcctgggtgacagagcaagaccctgtctcaaaaacagttaaaaattaaaaattaaagaattagaaatatacacacacacacacacacacacacgcatgtgaAGTGTAATGGCAATACCATTTTTTCTATGAGGTTGACAAAAATCTGTTGCATTGCTCAGGCTGTTGACAAGGCTGTGGTGAAAATGGCACTCACATACTCATGCTAGCTTCTCCTTGCTCTTGCTTGGACCAGCCATGCTCGTTCCTACCTCGGGGCCCTTGCACCtgttgctccctctgcctggaacacccttTGCCAAAATAACCATGAGGCTTTCTCCTTTCAGCCAACCTGGGACCAAATTCATTGTCCCCTCCTTAGTGAGGTCTCGCTGAATGCCTCCTCACCCACCACCTCCCCACACCACTCTCACATCGCTCATTTTCTTCATTGCACCATCTTTATGAGGAatgatttctcttttattctctttgttagGTCAGAGGTCAGCTAACATTTTCTGAAAAGGGCCAGAGAGTTAATAGCTCAGGCTTTgtaggccatatggtctctgttgcaaatCCTCAGCTCTGCACGAGAAAGCCAcaaacaatatgtaaatgaagaaGACACTGTAAatgatatgtaaataatttaCAGACACTGAAATTGATATGTAAATGATttagacactgaaatttgaatttcacataatttcCAAGTGTCAcagaatattatttcttttaataatattttttcattttcttttcttttttttgagacagaggctggagtgcagtggtgagatcttggctcactgcaacctctgactcccgagttcaagtgattctcctgcctcagcctcctgagtagctgggattacaggcgcgtgccaccatgcctggctgatttttgtatttttagtagaaacggggtttcaccacgttggccaggctggtctagaactcctgacctcaggtgatctgctcgcatcggcctcccaaagtgctaggattacaggcatgagccaccatacccagccccttttctttttgagacagggtctcactctgtcactcaggctagagtgcagtggcatgatcatagctcactgcaccctcaatctccctggctcaagcgatcctcccacctcagtctcccaagtagctgggactataggcttgcactatcacacccggctatttcttttaatattttttgtagagatggggtcttgccgtgttgcccaggctgctctcaaatgatcctcctgcctcagactcccaaagtgctggtgattacaggcataagccaccatgctggaTCCACCTTTTTTCAATCATTTAGAAATATGAAAGCCAGTCTTAGTTCAAGGGCCATACCAAAATAGGCAGCAGGATGGATTTGCCCACTCGTGTGTCAGAACATCAACTCCAGGGCACTATTGTCTGCTtggttcactgctatatccccagcacctagaatagtgcctggcacccaGTAGGCTTTCAGGAGATGTTTACCAAGTGAATGAGTGAAGTCTTTTtctgtgtgtgagatggagtctcactctgtcgccgaggctggagtacagtggcacaatcttggctcactgcaacctccgcctcccgggttcaagtgattctcccgccttagcctcccaagtagctgggactatagcgtgcaccaccacacccagttaattttagtattttttagtagagacggggttttgccatggtggccaggctggtctcaaacttgtgatttcaagtgatccgccggcctcaacctcccaaagtgctgggattacaggcgtgagtcactgctcctggccaagtGGGTGAAATATTAAGTTGAGTAGCAAGTTACTGAAAGAGTGAAGTGAGTGAATGCATGATCAGGCACAGTCCCACTCGCAGGGCTTCAGTTTGCTCCAGCCTGGACTCCAGCAGGCTCCCCCAGCAAGACTAAGAGAAAGATCAGAAGGCTGAGTCCAGAGTGGTAGCTcaacatctttatttttcctctttagccCGAGGGTAATCCTGACAAACAGCTTCAgccaggaggaggcagagaggacTGGGCTGGGCAAAGGCTCCACCAGGAcctggccgccgccgccgccgccgcctcctcctcctcctcctcctcctcctcttcttcctcctcctcctcctcccatggggttggggttgggattAGGGCCATGATCCAAGCTTGGCAtccctggggaggagggaagtgGGCCagtctgcagcctctgctgtccCCCGCCTCTGATAACCACGTTCATGGGAACCAGCCACCTCCACATGTTGGGCAGGAGGGACCCTAGGGAGCGGCCCTGACCCCTCCATGTGCATGCGCACAGGGACCTGGGCCAGCAGGGCCTGATCAGTGTCCAGACATGCGGCTCTGGCCTGTGGCCCAGTTGGCAAACATAAAGCCTAGACTGACGGCCATGAAGAGGACTCCCAGGACTCCAAAGCACAGGGCCTGTGGGCCAGAGAGACAAGATGGGGCTGGTTGGGACTCCTCACCCAGTTGCCTTCTGAGAATGTTCCTCAAGTCTTCCACCTCCTTCAGAGAGTGCTCCATCCATTCCTGACCCTCCTCTGTGTGCCCTCTCCTTCCTTACAGCCAGCCCCTTTCTGCGAGTCCTTCCACCTTCCCAGGACCCATGACAGAATACGTTCCTCCATCCTCCTTCTTCAAAGTGCTTCCAGCTCTCTTCCCAATAGTGCTCTTTCCATCTGTCTGGAGAATGCTCCCTCTATGCCAGCCTCTGTTTGAGTGCTCCCTGTCTTCCTGGACCCTGCTGGTGCTCTGTCTCCTCTGCCCCTTCCTAAGACAATCACCTTCATTCTTCCAGACCATTCTTTCAGATGCTCTCCCAGCCCCCTCCTATGCATGTCCCTTTCACCTCCAGCCATCCTGGAGTGAGCACTCCCTCCTTGGAGTGCTCCCGCTCTCCCTAGCTCTGCCCTGGAATGCTTACCTGGATCTTGGGCCAGGATAAGAAAGGCTCCACCTCAGAGGGTACGATGCGGAGGTAGAAGATGCTGGGGAGGATGAAGATGaggctgggggctgaggtggaccCTGGAGAACAAGAAGGAGGGACAGGAGTCAACCTGACTTGGGGACAAGGCCCATATTAGATGGGGTATGGGACTGGGGTGAGGTTTACTGACCGATAACTCCAAAGATATCCCGGATGGTTGGCACACAGATGACAAGGACATTGACCAAAACAAGCAGGATCAGAGCTATGGCCACATGTCGTGGCCAGCTGAAGGCCTTGCCTGGGAAAAGCAGCTGCTGCAGGGCCCGGCGGATCTGTGGCCAGAGTAGGGTGGGACAGAAGTCAGGACCCAAGTGCTGCCCCCCTTCCACGTGATCATCTGTCTTTAGCTCCACCCTCTGGCTGAGATCCCTGATTTCCCCTCCCTCTGACTATCTATGGCTCCACCCTGCCTAACCCAACATCTGTGTCTCCATGTTCTGAACAGGCTTCCTGCCTCCATCCTCTGACAATCCACGTCTCTTCCTTCTGTCTGAACACCCATCGgcacctgcacccactgtctgaaaTCCTTGCCTCCTCCTCTAGCTGACCATCTTTGCCTTCTCCTTCTGTCTGACCATCCACCGATCCTTCCACCCTGTGTGagctccctgcctctctccatcTGACCTCTACCTCCCTCCTCTGTCTAATTAGTTCTGCCTCCCCATCTGGGAGACTTGACCCTCCTACATCCcatcacttcagcctccacccTTTTTCTGTCCATCCCTGTTTCTTAGTTCTACCCTCCAACTgacccttcctgcctccctcttctttCTAGCCATCCATCTGTGCCTCCTCCCTCCAACTGACTACCCTGTCCCCTgaccctctctctcctgctatcTATGTCCTCCCCACTTCTGTTTATCGATTTTTGCCATCTCTGTCCATCTGAAAACGCTGCCCTTTCCTGTCTGTCCATCCTTGCctccttcatccatccatccactcctgTTTCCAGCCTTGACCCACACATCCATGCCTATGCcctctacccatccatccatgtcCCTCTGAGCCGTGGGCCCCACGCACAGGGAACAGCACGACTGGCACAGTGAGGGTCACCGCAAGCAGCACGGCCAGGCGCACACAGAGGATGAGCGGGTCCTTCTGGCTGTACATGTGCAGCATCTCCGCCTTCACACTGCCTGGGCCATGAGACAGAGGGTATGGGATGCAGGATGTGGAGAGAGCACCAGGACCAATGCCCCAGAAACccatacatacatgcacagtGACAAAATCCACACAAGTGAGGCACACCTTCTGTTTGGAAACTGACAGGTCCGTGGTCACAGAAGGAAAGAGCTCAGAGGCTCCTGCCCcaggcctccccctccccccagccctaGCCCCAGCCCCACTCACTGTAGAAGGTGAGGTATccaaaggttgctgtgagcccatACATGCAGAACATGGCCCCAATGGACACGTTGGCCACGGCCTGCATCCTGCGCTTGGAGGGCCTGAGGTGTAGAGGTCGTGGAACTGTCATGCCCAGACCCTGAGACTTGCCCCAGGTCCCTCAAAGCCAGCCTCCACCCTCCAGAGTCCCCTTCTCCCAGACTGACATTCAGCTGGCACACATGGGGACACCCGTCTCTGCCTCCCCTGTGACTAGCCAAAATCCCCTCTCTGACTATCCATATCTCCCCCCATATGACTGTCTCCCTCTCCCCTGTGTTTGACTGCCACTGCCTCTTCCATCTGACCATCCATGCTGTCCCTCTGTCTGATCATCCACACATCTCCCATCATATCATCCCTGCCTCCGCCTCTGTCTGTCCGTACCTCCCTATCCCCATATCACCAGCCATGCATATCACCCCCTCCATCTGATCATCTGATCTCTGCTTCCCAACTCTGTCCATCCACATTTGTGCTGGATATTAAAATAGGAGAATACTTAAGCCCCAATCAGCAAACAGTCACTACCCTGAGTGCCCCAAGACCTCCTGGCCACCCCAAACCCCTCCCATAACACAACCTAGCTTCCACCAAGTGACAGTCCCAGGACTGCTGTAGGGAGTGTCAGACATTCTGGTTACCACCCCACTTGCTGGCCCATCATTCAGGCCCACTTGCCTGCCCACTCACCGGCAGAGCTCCGTATAGATGGGCAGCACCTCAGGGTGGCAGACAAAAGCAAAAGCCATAATGGGCACTGTGTAGGACATCTAGGGGAATGCCCGAGTACATGGGATTAGAGCCAACAGGGGTCCATCCCCTTCTTCCCATCCCCCTCCCGCCCCGTAATCGCCCTCCATATCAGACACATAGAAGCTCCCAATGTCCAATATCCGGCTCCACTCTGAGCAGGATGCACCATATGACAGAACCAGAGGGCCTGAGTGTGATGCAATCTCCTACATGCCTGCACACACACCTGTGAGTCAACTGTGAACATCTGGGCCTCACAGCTGCTGTTGAGTCCTTGGCTAGGGAGTCCCACGAGAGCTTCACTCTCCATTGCTGTTTCATTGCGGCCTATAGCACAGCCAAGTTGGAACTTCTTGTAGATGACCTGAGGATGGGGGCAGCAGGGAAGCCAGGTCATGGAGGAAGCTATGTCCCAATGTCCCAAACTCTCTCCCCGCTTCTCTGTGACTCACCGAAACAAGGAAAAACAGCATGCAGGTCAGAGAGAGACCACTGGTGTACCCCAGGTAGCCTAAGAGGGGCAAAACACAGAGTCtcagaaatcagccaggcgtggtggctcacacctataatcctagcgctttgggaggcctaagcgggcggatcacctgaggtcaggagtttgagaccagcctggccaacatggcaaagccccatctctactaaaaatacaaaaattagctgggtgtggtggcgcatacacctgtaatcccagctactcgggaggctgaggcaggagaatcgcttgaaccgggaggcagaggttgcagtgagccaagaccacgccattgcaccactccagcctgggtgacagagtgagactcggtctcaaaaaaacaaaacaaaacaaaaaaatcaatggacCCCCGGAACAGTGAACTCCAAACACCTAGTCTAGCCTTCAAGGTCTACCCACCCCAGTTACCTTTGCATAAGCTTCTACTTCCACCCAGAAAAACCTCCCCTCCGTAGCAAACTCCTACTAATCTGTTCAAGCCCACATCAAATAAGCTCTCTCCTAGTGTTCTGCAGCCCTTGAAAATGAATGGGGGTTTTCTCAGTCTGGCTTCTTCTGTCTAATCCCACTACCCAATGGCCAACCCAGGGAGCCTCTTACCCAAGTGTTTCATGAGGGCCAGGGGCAGGATGATTAACACACTGACAATGATGATGAGGAGGTTTCCCTTCAAGAACCAGTCCCTagagagacaggaagacacagtgCCTAGCTGCCAGCCAAAGGAAACTGTCAGGCAGACACTCACAGAAGACAGCTGGACAGGCAGTTTTCTGCCCTAAGTCAGGAGAGTTAAGCTGACAACCTCAGCTTGAGAAGTCATTCAGGTGGTCACAGTGACAAACGGCACAATAGGGT
This region includes:
- the SLC38A5 gene encoding sodium-coupled neutral amino acid transporter 5 isoform X3 gives rise to the protein MARETAMELQDPKMNGALPSDAVGYRQEREGFLPSRGPAPGSKPVQFMDFEGKTSFGMSVFNLSNAIMGSGILGLAYAMAHTGVIFFLALLLCIALLSSYSIHLLLTCAGIAGIRAYEQLGQRAFGPAGKVVVATVICLHNVGAMSSYLFIIKSELPLVIGTFLYMDPEGDWFLKGNLLIIIVSVLIILPLALMKHLGYLGYTSGLSLTCMLFFLVSVIYKKFQLGCAIGRNETAMESEALVGLPSQGLNSSCEAQMFTVDSQMSYTVPIMAFAFVCHPEVLPIYTELCRPSKRRMQAVANVSIGAMFCMYGLTATFGYLTFYSSVKAEMLHMYSQKDPLILCVRLAVLLAVTLTVPVVLFPIRRALQQLLFPGKAFSWPRHVAIALILLVLVNVLVICVPTIRDIFGVIGSTSAPSLIFILPSIFYLRIVPSEVEPFLSWPKIQGCQAWIMALIPTPTPWEEEEEEEEEEEEEEEEAAAAAAARSWWSLCPAQSSLPPPG
- the SLC38A5 gene encoding sodium-coupled neutral amino acid transporter 5 isoform X1 — protein: MELQDPKMNGALPSDAVGYRQEREGFLPSRGPAPGSKPVQFMDFEGKTSFGMSVFNLSNAIMGSGILGLAYAMAHTGVIFFLALLLCIALLSSYSIHLLLTCAGIAGIRAYEQLGQRAFGPAGKVVVATVICLHNVGAMSSYLFIIKSELPLVIGTFLYMDPEGDWFLKGNLLIIIVSVLIILPLALMKHLGYLGYTSGLSLTCMLFFLVSVIYKKFQLGCAIGRNETAMESEALVGLPSQGLNSSCEAQMFTVDSQMSYTVPIMAFAFVCHPEVLPIYTELCRPSKRRMQAVANVSIGAMFCMYGLTATFGYLTFYSSVKAEMLHMYSQKDPLILCVRLAVLLAVTLTVPVVLFPIRRALQQLLFPGKAFSWPRHVAIALILLVLVNVLVICVPTIRDIFGVIGSTSAPSLIFILPSIFYLRIVPSEVEPFLSWPKIQGCQAWIMALIPTPTPWEEEEEEEEEEEEEEEEAAAAAAARSWWSLCPAQSSLPPPG
- the SLC38A5 gene encoding sodium-coupled neutral amino acid transporter 5 isoform X2 — translated: MELQDPKMNGALPSDAVGYRQEREGFLPSRGPAPGSKPVQFMDFEGKTSFGMSVFNLSNAIMGSGILGLAYAMAHTGVIFFLALLLCIALLSSYSIHLLLTCAGIAGIRAYEQLGQRAFGPAGKVVVATVICLHNVGAMSSYLFIIKSELPLVIGTFLYMDPEGDWFLKGNLLIIIVSVLIILPLALMKHLGYLGYTSGLSLTCMLFFLVSVIYKKFQLGCAIGRNETAMESEALVGLPSQGLNSSCEAQMFTVDSQMSYTVPIMAFAFVCHPEVLPIYTELCRPSKRRMQAVANVSIGAMFCMYGLTATFGYLTFYSSVKAEMLHMYSQKDPLILCVRLAVLLAVTLTVPVVLFPIRRALQQLLFPGKAFSWPRHVAIALILLVLVNVLVICVPTIRDIFGVIGSTSAPSLIFILPSIFYLRIVPSEVEPFLSWPKIQALCFGVLGVLFMAVSLGFMFANWATGQSRMSGH
- the SLC38A5 gene encoding sodium-coupled neutral amino acid transporter 5 isoform X4 produces the protein MARETAMELQDPKMNGALPSDAVGYRQEREGFLPSRGPAPGSKPVQFMDFEGKTSFGMSVFNLSNAIMGSGILGLAYAMAHTGVIFFLALLLCIALLSSYSIHLLLTCAGIAGIRAYEQLGQRAFGPAGKVVVATVICLHNVGAMSSYLFIIKSELPLVIGTFLYMDPEGDWFLKGNLLIIIVSVLIILPLALMKHLGYLGYTSGLSLTCMLFFLVSVIYKKFQLGCAIGRNETAMESEALVGLPSQGLNSSCEAQMFTVDSQMSYTVPIMAFAFVCHPEVLPIYTELCRPSKRRMQAVANVSIGAMFCMYGLTATFGYLTFYSSVKAEMLHMYSQKDPLILCVRLAVLLAVTLTVPVVLFPIRRALQQLLFPGKAFSWPRHVAIALILLVLVNVLVICVPTIRDIFGVIGSTSAPSLIFILPSIFYLRIVPSEVEPFLSWPKIQALCFGVLGVLFMAVSLGFMFANWATGQSRMSGH